TTTGTCGCTATGAGGAGATCGTCAGCTACAACGCCGGCTATGAGATAGTCGCAATGCGCTTTCGCCTGCCTTAGTAGGTTCAAATGACCTACGTGGAATAGATCGAAGGCACCTGCCGCATATCCAATTCGTTTCGTCATTCCATCCCCCTAGTAGGCGCCTGTTGGCTCGTAGACCGCTCTGAATGTTCGCCACAAGATAATGAAGTCCCCCGTAAGCGACCAGTTCTCCACGTAATACAAGTCAAGACGGACAGCCTCATCCCAGGGAAGATCCGACCGGCCACTGACTTGCCACAGACCGGTGATGCCTGGCTTGATCAGCAACCGACGATGCGTTGGCTTCTCATACTCATCAACTTCTTTTTTCAAAGGCGGCCGAGGACCAACCAAGCTCATGTCACCCCTGAGAACGTTCCAGAATTGTGGCAACTCATCCAGTGAGTACTTCCTCATCCAGCGTCCGCAGCGGGTAACCCTCGGATCGATTGCCATCTTGAACATCAGCCCGTCGGTCTCATTGGCATTTTTCAGGCTTGAAAGGATGCTTTCTGCGTTAGTGACCATGGAACGGAATTTGATCATTTGAAATACTTGACCGTTCCGGCCCACCCGGTCCTGGTGGAAGAATGCCGGTCCGTGGCTGTCTCGCCGGACAACCACGGCCAGGACCAGCATCAGCGGCAGCAAGACCAGCAGCGCAAAGGACGAGAATGCTATATCCATGGCACGCTTCACAACATGTTGGCACCCGAGTACTGCGGAAGCTCAACGTGCATCAGCGGCAGTCCTTCCACGGGGCGGAAGTGCACCCTGGGTCCAGCCACATTGGTCAGGTTTGATGATAGGACAAGTTCTGTATGCAGTTCACCCAAATCCCAACCAAGCTGCTGAATAGCACTAGGGCCACCGGGTAAGTTTCCTGCAACGATGACTGTGTCTGCCCCGGTTGCGGACAGTATTTTTTCAAGCTGCGCTTCGCTAGAAAAGACGGGAACTCGGTACCACGGCGGCGTGAGTTCGGTACCAGCGGTGAGGGATGTCAGTGCCACGCCTGCCACCTTGTATCCGGTGCCTGGGTTGGACCGCAACTGGGAGATGACGTAGCCGGCATCTTCGGTGCCACCCATCACCACGGCGTTAGAGAAGTAGCTCCCCGCTGCTCGACGCCTGGCCAACCACCTGCGCCACAGCCACCGACTCACCAGCAGAAGGAGAACACCCAGGGGCAACGCTATGGCGAAGAATCCACGTGCAATGTCAAATTTGAGGACCACCAAGAAGATGGCCAGCAGACCAAAGGCACGCAGGGTTGAATGGATGATTCGCTTATATTCGGTGGCCCCTGAACCAAAGATTCGCTTGTCGCGGGTGCGGAACAATTCAAGATCCGCGTTCCACATGAGCAGCACAAGAATGCTCAAGGGAATGTATTGGATGGTTGCTCCTTGCAAGGCTGTGGAGCCATCGAACATGAACCGCCCCATGAAGGCAACGGC
The Arthrobacter alpinus genome window above contains:
- a CDS encoding sugar transferase; its protein translation is MDIAFSSFALLVLLPLMLVLAVVVRRDSHGPAFFHQDRVGRNGQVFQMIKFRSMVTNAESILSSLKNANETDGLMFKMAIDPRVTRCGRWMRKYSLDELPQFWNVLRGDMSLVGPRPPLKKEVDEYEKPTHRRLLIKPGITGLWQVSGRSDLPWDEAVRLDLYYVENWSLTGDFIILWRTFRAVYEPTGAY
- a CDS encoding nucleoside-diphosphate sugar epimerase/dehydratase; amino-acid sequence: MSILKNHSTFLSTGTLAGTGRRQTLKPAHSKHAVWDARLRPATTGNLVTGVNWSTAYARNIRLTDFIVTLTVVAVAFMGRFMFDGSTALQGATIQYIPLSILVLLMWNADLELFRTRDKRIFGSGATEYKRIIHSTLRAFGLLAIFLVVLKFDIARGFFAIALPLGVLLLLVSRWLWRRWLARRRAAGSYFSNAVVMGGTEDAGYVISQLRSNPGTGYKVAGVALTSLTAGTELTPPWYRVPVFSSEAQLEKILSATGADTVIVAGNLPGGPSAIQQLGWDLGELHTELVLSSNLTNVAGPRVHFRPVEGLPLMHVELPQYSGANML